The following are encoded in a window of Peromyscus eremicus chromosome 12, PerEre_H2_v1, whole genome shotgun sequence genomic DNA:
- the LOC131922549 gene encoding olfactory receptor 5AC1-like, which yields MEGNRTLLTEFVLRGITDRPELQVPLFLVFFFIYVITMVGNLGLIFLIWKDPHLHTPMYFFLGSLAFADACTSSSVTPRMLVNILDSGRMISLFECMAQYYVFGSSATTECFLLVAMAYDRYVAICNPLFYLVVMSNRVCTCLISISYIIGFLHPLVHVGLLFRLTFCKSNIIDHFYCEILPLYTLSCTDPSINALVVFIFAAVIQAITFMSIIVSYACVLFSILKTKTEKGRSKAFSTCSAHLLSVSLFYGTLFFMYVSPGSGPSKYKDKIYSLFYTIVIPLLNPFIYSLRNKEVLGALRKLIEP from the coding sequence ATGGAAGGAAACAGGACCCTGCTGACTGAGTTTGTCCTCAGAGGAATAACAGATCGTCCAGAGCTGCAAGTCCCCCTCTTCCTGGTGTTCTTCTTCATCTATGTCATCACCATGGTGGGCAACCTTGGTTTAATCTTTCTCATCTGGAAGGATCCCCATCTTCACACTCCTATGTACTTTTTCCTTGGAAGTTTAGCCTTTGCAGATGCCTGTACTTCATCCTCAGTGACTCCCAGGATGCTTGTCAATATCTTAGACAGTGGTAGAATGATTTCCCTCTTTGAATGCATGGCCCAATATTATGTTTTTGGATCCAGTGCAACTACAGAATGTTTCCTCCTGGTAGcaatggcctatgaccgctatgttgCCATATGCAACCCTCTATTCTATCTTGTGGTGATGTCCAACAGAGTGTGCACTTGCCTGATAAGTATTTCATACATAATTGGTTTTCTGCATCCACTTGTCCATGTAGGACTACTATTTAGATTAACATTTTGCAAGTCCAATATAATAGATCATTTCTACTGTGAGATCTTGCCACTTTATACACTCTCTTGCACTGACCCATCTATAAATGCATTAGTGGTTTTCATTTTTGCTGCTGTCATACAAGCTATTACCTTTATGAGTATCATAGTCTCCTATGCCTGTGTCCTCTTTTCTATCCTGAAAACGAAGACTGAGAAGGGCAGAAGCAAAGCTTTCTCTACCTGCAGTGCCCAtctgctctctgtctctttgttctATGGCACTCTTTTCTTTATGTATGTAAGCCCTGGGTCTGGACCAAGTAAATATAAGGATAAGATATATTCTCTGTTCTACACCATTGTAATTCCTCTGCTAAACCCCTTTATTTACAGCTTAAGAAACAAGGAAGTTTTAGGTGCTCTAAGAAAACTCATAGAGCCATAA